One Nostoc sp. UHCC 0302 DNA window includes the following coding sequences:
- the pdxA gene encoding 4-hydroxythreonine-4-phosphate dehydrogenase PdxA, protein MYEINQANLVNFCQENRPRLALTLGDPAGIGPEVILKALADPEVSQICDVTVVGNRNLLVQTYHKLNLIGNLAPLANPEQLSVIDVPLDEEIATQIITGVGNAASGAASFAYMEYAIAHTLAGKFDAIVTGPIAKSAWKAAGYNYPGQTELLAQKSGVDRFGMLFVARSPYTGWILRALLVTTHIPLRQVADTLTPQLLTKKLDLLVECLQRDFGIEKAKIAIAGLNPHSGEQGQLGNEEQDWLIPWIEQERQNRPQLQLDGPIPPDTMWVKPGQAWYGNSVTQNPADAYLALYHDQGLIPVKLMAFDRAVNTSIGLPFVRTSPDHGTAFDIAGKGIADATSMEAAIYLAAELVSQRFAAKKDKC, encoded by the coding sequence ATGTATGAAATTAATCAAGCTAATTTAGTAAACTTTTGTCAAGAAAATCGCCCGCGTTTAGCGCTGACGCTGGGAGATCCGGCAGGAATTGGGCCGGAGGTGATTTTAAAAGCTTTAGCAGATCCAGAAGTTAGTCAAATTTGTGATGTAACAGTGGTGGGTAACCGCAATTTACTGGTACAGACTTATCACAAACTAAATTTAATTGGAAATTTAGCTCCTTTGGCAAATCCAGAGCAGTTGTCAGTTATTGATGTGCCGTTGGATGAGGAGATTGCAACTCAAATTATCACAGGAGTTGGTAATGCAGCGAGTGGTGCGGCTAGCTTTGCTTATATGGAATATGCGATCGCTCATACACTGGCCGGAAAATTTGACGCTATTGTTACAGGCCCCATCGCTAAATCTGCCTGGAAAGCCGCAGGTTACAATTATCCAGGGCAAACGGAACTTTTGGCACAAAAGTCAGGTGTTGACCGCTTTGGGATGTTATTTGTCGCGCGATCGCCCTACACTGGTTGGATACTTCGCGCTTTACTTGTTACCACACATATTCCATTACGTCAAGTAGCTGATACACTAACACCGCAGTTACTGACAAAGAAACTTGATTTGCTGGTGGAGTGTTTGCAAAGAGATTTTGGAATAGAGAAAGCGAAGATTGCGATCGCAGGTTTAAATCCCCACAGTGGCGAACAGGGACAACTGGGAAATGAAGAACAAGATTGGTTAATTCCCTGGATAGAGCAAGAGCGGCAAAATCGCCCACAATTACAGCTAGATGGCCCGATACCACCAGATACGATGTGGGTTAAACCTGGTCAAGCTTGGTACGGAAATTCTGTGACACAAAATCCGGCTGATGCTTACCTAGCACTTTATCACGACCAAGGTTTAATTCCTGTGAAATTAATGGCCTTTGACCGAGCAGTTAATACTTCTATCGGTCTGCCTTTCGTGCGGACTTCGCCAGATCATGGAACAGCTTTTGATATTGCGGGTAAGGGAATTGCCGATGCTACAAGTATGGAAGCAGCGATATATTTAGCGGCTGAATTGGTTAGTCAAAGGTTTGCGGCGAAGAAGGATAAATGCTGA
- the trpC gene encoding indole-3-glycerol phosphate synthase TrpC: MQIRRRPPNPAIDVSVLRYQVAVPDAAPTNILEEIVWQKEVEVDQMRERVPLLQLRKQALSAPPTRDFVAALKQGKTKPALIAEVKKASPSKGILREDFDPVAIALSYQEGGASCLSVLTDVKFFQGSFDNLALVRDAVDLPLLCKDFIIYPYQMYLARVKGADAILLIAAILSDQDLQYFIKIAHNLKMAALIEVHSLAELDRVLALDGVSLVGINNRNLEDFSVDLQTTCQLLATRGSQLQDRKILVVSESGLHNPDDLSLVEKAGASAVLIGESLVKQPNPNLAIAQLLPKRF; encoded by the coding sequence ATGCAAATCCGTCGTCGTCCACCTAATCCTGCTATTGACGTGTCCGTATTACGTTATCAGGTTGCAGTGCCTGATGCAGCGCCAACCAACATCTTAGAAGAAATTGTCTGGCAAAAAGAAGTAGAAGTTGACCAAATGCGGGAAAGAGTCCCTTTGCTGCAATTGCGGAAACAGGCACTCTCCGCACCGCCAACTCGTGATTTTGTCGCCGCTTTAAAACAAGGCAAAACAAAACCAGCGTTAATTGCAGAAGTCAAAAAAGCTTCACCTAGTAAAGGAATTTTACGGGAAGATTTTGACCCAGTTGCGATCGCTTTGTCTTATCAAGAAGGTGGTGCTAGTTGTCTTTCGGTACTCACAGATGTTAAATTTTTTCAAGGTAGCTTTGATAACTTAGCCTTAGTTCGCGACGCTGTAGATTTGCCGCTGCTGTGTAAAGATTTTATCATCTATCCTTACCAGATGTACTTAGCACGTGTTAAGGGTGCAGATGCCATTTTGTTGATTGCGGCTATACTCAGCGATCAAGATTTGCAGTACTTCATCAAAATTGCTCATAACTTGAAAATGGCAGCTTTAATTGAAGTCCACAGTTTGGCAGAACTTGACCGTGTGTTAGCCTTAGATGGTGTCTCCCTAGTGGGAATTAATAATCGAAACTTGGAAGATTTTTCTGTTGACTTGCAAACTACTTGTCAACTGCTAGCGACCAGGGGTAGCCAATTGCAAGACCGAAAAATCCTAGTAGTTAGCGAGTCAGGGCTACACAATCCAGATGACTTGAGTTTGGTGGAGAAAGCCGGTGCATCTGCTGTACTCATTGGCGAATCTTTGGTAAAACAACCAAATCCAAATTTAGCGATCGCTCAGTTATTGCCGAAGCGTTTCTGA
- a CDS encoding PetM family cytochrome b6-f complex subunit 7: MGGEILNAGLLSFGLIFVGWGLGALLLKIQGGEE, translated from the coding sequence ATGGGCGGCGAAATTTTGAATGCAGGTCTGTTGTCCTTCGGTTTAATCTTTGTGGGCTGGGGTTTAGGCGCTTTGTTACTAAAAATACAAGGTGGAGAAGAATAA
- a CDS encoding NAD(+) kinase — MPKAGIIYNDVKPIASRIAIELKDKLTAAGWNVCVTSSIGGILGYSNPESPVCHTPIDGLMPPGFDPDMEFAIVLGGDGTVLAASRQVAPCGIPLLAVNTGHMGFLTEAYLNQLPQAIEQVMSGKYEIEERAMLTVKVFRGESVLWEALCLNEMVLHREPLTSMCHFEIAIGRHAPVDIAADGVIVSTPTGSTAYSLSAGGPVVTPGVPVLQLVPICPHSLASRALVFPDTEPVNIYPVNIPRLVMVVDGNGGCYVLPEDRVYLERSQYSARFIRLQSPEFFRILREKLGWGLPHIAKPTSVELP; from the coding sequence GTGCCGAAAGCAGGCATTATATACAATGACGTTAAACCGATAGCGAGTCGTATCGCTATCGAATTGAAAGACAAGCTAACCGCTGCCGGTTGGAATGTATGTGTAACTTCGAGTATCGGTGGAATATTGGGCTACTCTAACCCTGAGAGTCCTGTATGCCACACCCCAATTGACGGTCTGATGCCCCCTGGTTTTGACCCAGACATGGAATTTGCAATCGTGTTAGGGGGGGATGGCACTGTTTTAGCAGCGTCGCGTCAGGTCGCACCCTGTGGTATACCGTTGTTAGCGGTGAACACTGGTCATATGGGATTTTTGACAGAAGCTTACCTAAACCAATTACCGCAGGCAATAGAACAGGTAATGTCGGGTAAGTATGAAATTGAAGAACGAGCGATGCTCACCGTCAAAGTATTTCGAGGAGAATCGGTGCTGTGGGAAGCCCTCTGCTTGAATGAAATGGTGCTGCATCGAGAACCATTGACTTCTATGTGCCATTTTGAAATTGCCATAGGGCGTCATGCACCAGTAGATATTGCGGCGGATGGTGTAATTGTTTCTACTCCAACTGGTTCTACAGCTTATTCACTTAGTGCTGGTGGGCCAGTAGTTACCCCTGGCGTACCCGTCTTGCAGCTAGTACCTATCTGTCCGCATTCCCTAGCTTCCAGGGCGTTGGTATTTCCAGATACTGAACCAGTCAACATCTATCCAGTCAATATTCCTCGCCTAGTGATGGTGGTAGATGGCAATGGGGGTTGCTATGTCCTGCCAGAAGATCGGGTATATTTAGAGCGATCGCAATATAGCGCCCGATTTATTCGCCTACAATCACCAGAATTTTTCCGAATTCTGCGAGAAAAGTTAGGTTGGGGCTTACCACATATTGCTAAACCGACTTCAGTAGAATTGCCGTAG
- a CDS encoding response regulator transcription factor NblR → MTVAQSPCVLVVETDESLANQLAFDLQEAGYDSILAHDATIGMQYCRDRQPALIVLDRMLAGESGLTLCKNIRSTGMRSPVLILMARDTVDDRVACLEAGADDYILKPYRSEDFLKLIRLYLKPDVDTTEQLRFADLVLDIATRRAIHNGRAIDLTMKEFELLKFLMEHPREVLTREQILENVWGYDFMGESNVIEVYIRYLRLKIEDEGQKRLIQTVRGVGYVLRES, encoded by the coding sequence ATGACAGTTGCTCAAAGTCCCTGCGTTTTAGTGGTTGAAACTGATGAAAGCTTGGCAAATCAGCTGGCTTTCGATTTGCAAGAAGCAGGCTATGACTCGATTTTGGCCCATGATGCGACGATTGGTATGCAATACTGCCGCGATCGCCAACCTGCTTTAATTGTTTTAGACCGAATGCTCGCAGGCGAATCAGGACTCACATTATGCAAAAATATCAGAAGCACTGGTATGCGATCGCCTGTGCTGATATTAATGGCAAGGGATACAGTTGATGACCGTGTAGCTTGTCTAGAAGCTGGAGCTGATGATTACATCCTCAAGCCTTACCGCTCAGAAGACTTTTTGAAGTTGATTCGTCTCTACTTAAAACCTGATGTCGATACCACAGAGCAATTACGCTTTGCGGATCTTGTCTTAGATATAGCAACTCGCCGGGCTATACACAACGGACGAGCAATTGACTTGACAATGAAGGAATTTGAACTATTAAAATTCTTAATGGAACATCCACGTGAGGTTTTAACTCGCGAACAAATTCTTGAAAATGTTTGGGGTTACGACTTTATGGGGGAATCGAACGTAATTGAAGTATATATTCGCTACCTACGCTTGAAAATCGAAGATGAAGGTCAAAAGCGCCTAATCCAGACGGTGCGAGGTGTAGGGTATGTGTTAAGAGAATCCTAG
- the lpdA gene encoding dihydrolipoyl dehydrogenase, which yields MSHGFDYDLVIIGAGVGGHGAALHAVSSGLKTAIIEAADMGGTCVNRGCIPSKALLAASGRVRELRNAHHLKSLGIQIGSVEFDREAIANHAGNLVAKIQGDLTNSLKRLGVDIIRGWGKVAGTQKVTVTGDGGEKTITAKDIILSPGSIPFVPPGIEVDGKTVFTSDQGVKLETLPKWVAIIGSGYIGLEFSDIYSALGCEITMIEALDQLMPGFDRDIAKLAERVLITPRDIETKVGIYAKKVIPGSPVVIELADFKTKEDIDVIEVDACLVATGRIPATQNLGLESVGVELDRRNFIPVDDRMAVLSAGEVVPHLWAIGDANGKMMLAHAASAQGIIAVENIVGRERVVDYRSIPAAAFTHPEVSYVGLTETAAKDLGQAEGFEIGTSRSYYKGNSKALAENEADGIAKVVYRKDTGEVLGVHIFGLHASDLIHEASAAIANRQSVENLAHLVHAHPTLSEVLDEAYKRAIVN from the coding sequence GTGAGTCATGGTTTTGATTACGATTTAGTGATTATAGGCGCTGGTGTAGGCGGACATGGCGCTGCCCTACACGCTGTAAGTTCCGGTCTGAAGACAGCAATTATCGAAGCTGCTGATATGGGGGGAACCTGCGTTAATCGGGGCTGCATTCCTTCTAAGGCACTGTTGGCAGCATCTGGACGTGTGCGGGAGTTACGCAATGCCCACCACCTGAAGTCGCTGGGAATTCAAATTGGTAGTGTAGAGTTTGATCGTGAAGCGATCGCTAATCATGCTGGCAATTTAGTAGCGAAAATTCAAGGCGACTTAACCAATAGCCTCAAACGTCTAGGAGTAGATATCATCAGAGGTTGGGGAAAAGTTGCTGGGACACAAAAAGTCACAGTCACTGGAGATGGTGGTGAAAAAACCATCACAGCCAAAGACATCATTCTTTCGCCTGGTTCAATTCCCTTTGTTCCTCCAGGAATTGAAGTAGACGGCAAAACTGTTTTTACCAGTGACCAAGGGGTGAAGTTAGAGACACTACCAAAGTGGGTAGCAATTATTGGCAGTGGTTATATCGGCTTGGAATTTTCTGATATTTACTCAGCTTTGGGTTGTGAAATCACTATGATTGAAGCCCTAGATCAGTTAATGCCAGGATTTGACCGCGATATTGCCAAACTCGCCGAACGGGTGCTGATTACTCCCCGCGATATTGAAACCAAAGTGGGGATATATGCCAAAAAAGTCATCCCTGGTTCGCCTGTGGTGATTGAACTGGCAGATTTCAAAACCAAAGAAGATATAGATGTCATCGAGGTAGACGCTTGCTTAGTTGCGACAGGCCGCATCCCCGCGACACAAAATCTTGGTTTGGAGTCTGTAGGTGTCGAACTCGATAGGCGAAACTTTATCCCCGTTGACGACCGAATGGCGGTGCTGTCAGCAGGTGAAGTAGTGCCGCATCTGTGGGCAATTGGCGACGCCAATGGCAAGATGATGCTGGCGCACGCAGCTTCGGCACAAGGCATCATCGCGGTGGAAAATATCGTAGGTAGAGAGCGTGTTGTAGACTATCGCAGCATCCCCGCAGCGGCGTTTACCCACCCAGAAGTCAGCTATGTAGGTTTAACGGAAACCGCCGCCAAAGATTTGGGACAAGCTGAGGGATTTGAAATTGGTACAAGCAGGAGTTACTACAAAGGTAATTCCAAAGCGTTGGCAGAAAATGAAGCCGACGGTATTGCTAAGGTAGTGTATCGCAAAGACACAGGTGAAGTTTTGGGCGTCCACATTTTTGGACTGCACGCCTCAGACTTAATCCACGAAGCGTCAGCAGCGATCGCTAACCGTCAATCTGTCGAAAACCTCGCACATCTAGTTCACGCTCACCCAACACTTTCAGAAGTGCTGGATGAAGCTTACAAACGAGCGATCGTAAATTAG
- a CDS encoding SWIM zinc finger family protein: MSIPNISEFTIRRHANAKSFQRGEAYYEAGAVITVTQRGRLLQAEVAGSQAKPYRVNLSVDGEGLIKANCTCAYDFNGWCKHVVATMLVLARQSEAVEQRPTLEQLLNCLDMIQTQRLLQELVAEYPPLIEVIDRHVCLITNPAAKPKATKSARQSTIDPAPFRRQVRQILHDAVRYLEEGYEEDPITEEVLNLVQAAVDFSERGESENAIAILEAITSTCAENWDDVAEYGAENDDLVCELNNAWCEAILTAELSPEEKVDVQVNLEAWQDEWNADFTMSLEALQQGWDYPPLVKVLAGNISETRIWQEEAPDYADDLALIRLKILERQERYQEYLYLAQAEEQTQYYLTMLGRLGRVEDAIDAAQSQMKSMEEAFALAKTLREQGALQQALHIAQLGLKLPGNCQYDLGSWTSHLAEGLGDDTATLQAIEAAFRASPSLADYQKIEELAGDNWESWKTSLLRIIRAHSVWGTESAKVDIFLYEGLIDDAIAVVNQLSSYHSELIHRVMNAAIIHNPGWVIANACRRAEKIMNAGKAEYYDLAVEWVKKARAAYLESGRKVEWLSYRDNLMQTHARKRKLMGMFKQVGME; this comes from the coding sequence ATGTCTATTCCCAATATCAGTGAGTTTACTATCCGCCGTCATGCTAACGCTAAGTCTTTCCAGCGGGGTGAGGCTTACTATGAAGCAGGTGCTGTCATTACCGTTACCCAACGTGGCCGTCTGCTTCAGGCAGAAGTAGCAGGTAGTCAAGCCAAACCCTACCGTGTCAATTTGAGTGTTGATGGTGAGGGTTTGATTAAGGCAAACTGCACCTGTGCTTATGATTTTAACGGATGGTGCAAACACGTTGTGGCAACGATGCTTGTCTTAGCGCGTCAGTCTGAGGCAGTTGAGCAACGTCCTACCCTAGAACAATTACTTAATTGTTTGGATATGATCCAAACCCAAAGGCTGCTGCAAGAGTTAGTCGCAGAATATCCGCCACTGATTGAGGTGATTGATCGCCATGTCTGCTTAATCACAAATCCTGCTGCCAAGCCAAAAGCTACAAAATCTGCACGCCAGAGTACTATTGATCCGGCTCCCTTTCGCCGACAAGTGCGACAAATTCTCCACGATGCGGTGCGCTACTTAGAAGAGGGGTATGAAGAAGATCCGATTACTGAAGAAGTACTGAATTTGGTGCAAGCTGCCGTAGATTTTAGCGAACGGGGAGAGAGTGAGAATGCGATCGCTATTTTGGAAGCAATAACCTCTACTTGTGCAGAAAATTGGGACGATGTTGCTGAGTACGGTGCTGAAAATGATGATCTTGTCTGCGAATTAAATAATGCTTGGTGTGAAGCAATTCTCACCGCCGAACTTTCCCCAGAGGAAAAAGTCGATGTCCAGGTGAATTTGGAAGCATGGCAAGATGAGTGGAATGCTGATTTTACGATGAGTCTAGAGGCTTTACAGCAGGGTTGGGATTACCCGCCACTAGTGAAAGTTCTCGCAGGTAATATTAGCGAAACGAGAATCTGGCAGGAAGAAGCACCAGACTACGCAGATGATTTAGCACTAATTCGCCTGAAAATTCTCGAACGTCAGGAACGTTACCAAGAATACTTGTATTTGGCACAAGCAGAAGAGCAGACTCAGTATTATCTCACAATGCTGGGGCGGTTAGGCAGGGTAGAAGATGCAATTGATGCTGCTCAAAGCCAGATGAAATCTATGGAAGAAGCCTTTGCCCTGGCGAAAACACTTCGGGAACAGGGAGCGTTACAGCAAGCATTACATATTGCTCAGTTAGGTTTAAAGTTACCGGGAAATTGTCAGTATGACTTAGGAAGTTGGACAAGTCATTTAGCTGAGGGGTTGGGTGACGATACAGCAACTTTACAAGCAATTGAGGCGGCTTTTCGAGCCAGTCCCTCTTTGGCTGACTACCAGAAGATAGAAGAGTTGGCTGGGGATAATTGGGAAAGTTGGAAAACAAGTTTGTTAAGAATTATCCGCGCCCATAGTGTTTGGGGAACAGAATCAGCGAAGGTGGATATTTTCTTGTATGAGGGACTAATTGATGATGCGATCGCGGTCGTCAATCAACTCAGTTCCTATCACTCAGAATTAATACATCGAGTTATGAATGCTGCAATTATTCACAATCCAGGTTGGGTGATTGCTAACGCCTGTCGCCGTGCTGAAAAAATTATGAATGCCGGTAAAGCAGAATACTATGACTTGGCGGTTGAGTGGGTGAAAAAGGCACGTGCCGCCTACTTGGAGTCTGGGAGGAAGGTTGAGTGGTTAAGCTATCGGGATAATTTGATGCAAACCCATGCCCGGAAGCGGAAATTAATGGGGATGTTCAAGCAAGTGGGTATGGAGTGA
- a CDS encoding DUF192 domain-containing protein has product MTRWLGLLSMLLSIVLMGCSVPTTAKTPTSTSGSETPTSESLGQKLPISAKAIVPNRTTINLEVARTGEQQQKGLMYRPALPSDRGMLFQFPSAQPVSFWMKNVPVALDMVFLQKGKIKYIQASAPPCNNEPCPTYGPNTPIDTVIELRSGRAAELKLKVGDTVKIEFLNSSASQK; this is encoded by the coding sequence ATGACTCGTTGGCTAGGTTTGCTCTCGATGTTACTGAGTATTGTGCTGATGGGGTGTTCTGTGCCGACAACAGCTAAAACTCCTACCTCAACGTCTGGTTCGGAAACTCCAACATCAGAGAGTTTGGGGCAGAAACTACCGATTTCTGCTAAAGCTATTGTTCCCAACCGTACAACGATTAACTTAGAAGTAGCGCGAACAGGGGAACAGCAACAGAAAGGATTGATGTATCGACCAGCTTTACCCAGTGACCGAGGGATGCTGTTTCAGTTTCCTTCAGCCCAACCAGTTAGTTTCTGGATGAAGAATGTACCTGTAGCTTTGGATATGGTATTTCTACAAAAAGGAAAAATTAAGTATATTCAGGCTTCTGCACCTCCCTGTAACAATGAGCCTTGTCCTACTTATGGGCCTAATACACCCATCGATACGGTGATTGAACTTCGGTCTGGACGAGCCGCTGAATTGAAACTAAAAGTTGGAGATACTGTCAAAATTGAGTTTTTAAACTCTAGTGCCTCACAAAAATAA
- a CDS encoding SDR family oxidoreductase produces the protein MTLLIVGATGTLGRQVARRAIDEGYKVRCLVRSSKKAAFLKEWGAELVGGNLRYPQTLAEALEGVTAVIDAATSRPTDSLSIRQVDWDGKVALIQAAKAAGVERFIFFSILDAEKYPEVPLMEIKRCTELFLAESGLNYTILRLAGFMQGLIGQYGIPILENQPVWVTGDSSPIAYMDTQDIAKFAIRALSVPATENQAFPVVGTRAWSAEEIISLCERLSGKEARVTRMPINLLRAVQRFMRFFQWGWNVADRLAFTEVLASGRPLNASMDEVYTVFGLDQQQTATVESYLQEYFSRIMKKLKELDYEKNKTKKQKSKKTPFKKVNSNSQ, from the coding sequence ATGACATTATTAATCGTCGGTGCCACTGGCACCTTAGGAAGACAAGTGGCTCGTCGTGCTATCGATGAGGGGTATAAAGTACGCTGTCTTGTGCGGAGCAGCAAAAAAGCAGCTTTTCTCAAAGAATGGGGGGCAGAACTCGTAGGGGGAAATTTGCGTTATCCCCAAACTCTAGCGGAAGCATTAGAAGGTGTAACCGCAGTCATTGATGCTGCAACATCTCGTCCTACAGATTCTTTGAGTATTAGACAGGTCGATTGGGATGGCAAAGTAGCATTGATTCAAGCCGCAAAAGCAGCGGGAGTAGAGCGTTTTATTTTCTTTTCGATTCTGGATGCTGAAAAATACCCAGAAGTGCCATTGATGGAAATTAAGCGGTGTACAGAACTCTTCCTAGCTGAATCTGGCTTAAATTACACCATTTTACGGTTAGCTGGCTTTATGCAAGGGTTAATCGGTCAATACGGGATTCCCATTTTAGAGAATCAGCCAGTTTGGGTGACTGGTGATTCTTCTCCTATCGCCTACATGGACACTCAAGATATTGCTAAGTTTGCTATCCGCGCCTTGAGTGTGCCAGCAACAGAAAACCAAGCTTTCCCTGTAGTGGGTACTCGTGCGTGGAGTGCAGAAGAAATCATTAGCTTGTGCGAACGTTTATCTGGCAAAGAAGCTAGAGTAACGCGGATGCCAATAAATTTACTACGTGCCGTGCAGCGCTTCATGCGGTTCTTTCAGTGGGGATGGAACGTAGCAGACAGACTGGCGTTTACAGAAGTACTGGCCAGTGGTAGGCCGTTAAATGCCTCAATGGATGAGGTATACACAGTCTTTGGATTAGACCAACAACAAACTGCAACCGTAGAAAGCTATCTACAAGAGTACTTCAGCCGAATTATGAAGAAGCTCAAAGAGTTAGATTATGAGAAAAATAAAACCAAAAAGCAGAAATCGAAGAAGACTCCTTTCAAAAAAGTTAATAGTAATAGTCAATAG
- a CDS encoding DUF928 domain-containing protein, translating into MVKIIRPLQKYLKNRSSTYIALSLLLLMSTTALAEGNNNNSDDPPPQTTGTSGGSRGCETESEALLSSIPNIILLAPPQSYGKTLANSPTFAWYAKDSSSWQMEFRLYEYDQANKQSRLIKEIKDENFKSSPGIMVLSLPSLELLANRRYLWQVELVCDANRPSGNPFAIAAMKAVPVPANLKKQLSRSNDVLTKANLYNEADLWYNTLEIALTSEDKPTLIELRKSLLEQVATGTKTELREQTKAALTNSKIHQLQR; encoded by the coding sequence ATGGTTAAGATAATACGCCCTTTGCAAAAATATTTGAAGAACAGGTCTAGTACATACATTGCCTTGAGCTTGTTGTTATTGATGTCTACAACAGCCTTAGCTGAGGGGAATAACAATAATTCTGACGATCCTCCACCCCAGACTACAGGAACTTCAGGCGGTTCTAGAGGATGTGAGACTGAAAGTGAGGCATTGTTAAGTAGTATTCCAAATATTATATTACTTGCACCCCCTCAAAGTTACGGTAAAACTTTGGCAAATAGCCCTACATTCGCTTGGTATGCGAAAGATAGTAGCTCCTGGCAAATGGAATTTCGCCTTTATGAGTACGACCAGGCTAATAAACAATCTAGGTTAATAAAAGAGATTAAAGATGAAAATTTTAAAAGCTCCCCAGGAATCATGGTTTTATCTCTTCCTAGTCTAGAATTGTTAGCTAATCGAAGATATCTTTGGCAAGTTGAATTGGTTTGTGATGCTAATCGTCCTTCAGGAAATCCGTTTGCGATCGCTGCGATGAAAGCCGTTCCAGTTCCAGCGAATTTGAAAAAGCAACTCTCCCGGAGCAATGATGTTTTAACCAAAGCAAATCTCTACAATGAAGCTGATTTATGGTACAACACTTTAGAAATTGCTTTAACTTCAGAAGATAAGCCAACTCTAATAGAATTAAGAAAATCTCTTCTGGAACAGGTAGCAACTGGAACTAAAACAGAATTAAGAGAACAAACTAAAGCAGCACTAACGAATAGTAAAATCCATCAATTGCAACGTTAG
- a CDS encoding DUF2949 domain-containing protein, giving the protein MTIHSTQGGEIQMSPSTYSRLIHFLQEDLAISAASLAVALRHREQDPGPLPMILWQYGLITLDQLEQIYDWLETV; this is encoded by the coding sequence ATGACAATACACTCTACACAAGGAGGTGAGATCCAAATGTCACCATCAACATATTCTCGGTTGATTCATTTTTTACAAGAAGATTTGGCAATTTCTGCTGCATCGCTAGCGGTTGCACTTCGGCATCGAGAGCAAGATCCAGGCCCTTTACCAATGATTCTTTGGCAGTATGGGTTAATTACTCTAGACCAGTTAGAACAAATTTATGATTGGCTGGAGACAGTATAG
- a CDS encoding response regulator transcription factor: protein MVIVPATSPKIMIVDDDFGVRNLVYRFLSRKYQIESAADGKTALSLFEQFNPALVILDWNLPDVNGYSLCQEMQSRTNVLVMMLTSRTDEADKIRILAAGADDFMTKPFSLAEVEVRVEALLRRIRYINPSPTQRIVFKQLAINPEGREVTLNDKPLTLTALEFNILHFLASHPGQAWSRPQLIQKIWGCDYVGDGRVVDVHIGQLRKKMEVDSSVPEFIKTVRGYGYKFEPPENTKA from the coding sequence ATGGTTATAGTTCCTGCTACTAGTCCCAAGATTATGATCGTCGATGACGATTTCGGCGTCCGAAATCTTGTTTATCGTTTTTTAAGTCGAAAATATCAAATAGAGTCAGCAGCAGACGGTAAGACTGCCCTGTCTTTGTTTGAACAATTCAACCCAGCCTTAGTAATTCTGGATTGGAATTTGCCAGATGTGAATGGTTATAGTCTTTGCCAGGAAATGCAGAGCCGCACTAATGTTTTAGTGATGATGCTGACCAGCCGGACTGACGAAGCTGATAAAATTAGGATTCTCGCCGCAGGTGCTGATGATTTTATGACTAAACCATTTAGTCTTGCGGAAGTGGAAGTCCGAGTAGAAGCCCTTTTGAGGCGTATACGTTATATCAACCCTTCTCCAACACAACGAATTGTTTTCAAGCAGCTAGCAATTAACCCAGAAGGTCGAGAGGTAACACTTAACGATAAGCCTCTAACTTTAACAGCCTTAGAGTTTAATATTTTACATTTTTTAGCAAGCCATCCAGGTCAAGCTTGGAGCCGCCCACAGTTAATCCAAAAAATTTGGGGTTGCGACTATGTAGGAGATGGGCGAGTAGTTGACGTACATATTGGTCAACTTCGCAAGAAGATGGAAGTTGATTCGAGTGTACCAGAGTTTATTAAAACTGTGCGGGGCTATGGTTACAAGTTTGAACCACCTGAAAACACCAAAGCGTGA
- a CDS encoding DUF5340 domain-containing protein, which yields MEQIPLPSPVHYELILQLLERQTMLAVNDNPDLRRQVNQLIITLRKAAVQQKRLEEVCQFCSVTVDHRWSINHHNSSKVIVPD from the coding sequence ATGGAGCAAATTCCTCTTCCTTCGCCTGTCCACTACGAACTCATACTCCAACTGTTAGAAAGACAAACTATGTTAGCAGTTAACGACAATCCTGATTTACGACGTCAAGTAAATCAGTTAATTATCACTCTCCGCAAAGCTGCTGTACAACAAAAGCGACTAGAAGAAGTTTGCCAGTTTTGCTCTGTCACAGTAGACCATCGTTGGTCAATAAATCATCATAATAGTAGCAAAGTTATTGTTCCTGATTAA